The Desulfatiglans anilini DSM 4660 genomic sequence GGCCTCATCCGGCATGGCCTCGAGCTTCAACCCCGCGATCACCTCGGCAGCGGACAGCCGGCCCTCATGCCGGGCCGAAGCACATCCGCCTGCAATCGCGAGGATCAAAAAAACAGCCGCACAGTCAACCCATCCCTTCATCCGCTCAGCCCCGCTGCAACTCCGTTTCCAATCCGGGAAGAAGGATTTTTCGCCCCTATCAGAGAAATCAAGTGATTGCGTGTCAGAGGCCTGCAGGCCGCCGCGCAGTCAAACGTGCAGATTGACACCCAGACGGGCAAAAACAGAATATTTCCGGACAGAAGCTAATTCGCACTCATTTTATCTAGAACTTCCACAACATCGAGTCCCCAGATTCTGACGCCTTTTCTAAAAGACATACCAGGAGCTATACGAATAAAACTGCCGGATTTCGTGACGATATCCGAATTTTTGACTGCAGTCCAGGAACCATCCGGGTTCTTTTCGTAGCCATTTAAATCAATCTTGACAATCTCTTCCATTACGCTCCTCCTCACAAAAGTCGATGTGTTTGGTCCCCATATCTGACTGGGAACAAAATACCTCTTCGCGATGGCTTCTCATCAAATGCTCAGGTAGATTGGTCCGGCTACCCAAGTGCCGTGATGAATGGCCCGCGAATTCAAATACGCTTAAACAATCCGTATCCACTTGTTTCTTTGTGCAAGAATATAACGCCCCGCATGAGCGGCGCGATCTACGTGAATACGACGTTCTGCAACCCGTCAGGACCCATTTCGGCACGAAAACATGATAAAGCAAAAAAACATTTATTGACTGTTGCGGTCTCATGGTAAATAAGGCTTGTTATCCACCATCAGATGAACCATTCCGGCTCCCGCCGTGCACCGCCAAACTGGACTTCCAATTCGTGTTTGTGCCATAGATAATTTTCGTCATCGAAATATTTCGCAGCGACAGGACACTTTTTGATACAGGCGCCACACTTGATGCAAATGCCTTTTATTTTGGAAACATCGTCTGAATCGATGGACCCCATGGGGCAAACCTCGGCGCAGAGCTTACAATCGATGCAGTCGCTGTTCGTTTTGGGAGTAACCTTCAGGATATTCACAAAATGGCCGTTCTGATCTTTCGGTCGGTAATATTCTCTGTAAGGTCTGTTCCCTCTTACGACAACCGCAGCCTTTTCGCCCGGTGTCTCTATCTTATCATAGATCTTGGCTGCGAAATCGGCGGCCACGGCCATATCCTGCTCATCGGGCCTGTCGGCTCCGAGTGTCGTTGAAAACGAATGCTCGCCGATAAATGCTCCACCGGCGATCACCTTGAAACCGTCCGACTCCAGGATATCCCTGAACTCTATCAATGCATCGTCATAATCACGGTTTCCATAAAGAACTACGGCAACTGCAGTTGCCCCGTTGCCGGAAATCGTGTTCAAGAATTTCAGCAACACATTAGGCACACGTCCTGCGTAAACCGGAATGCCCGCAATAACAAGATCATCCTTATCGAAGGAGAAAAGTTCCTTTCGAGCATCCGGGAGCGTAAAATCAATATGGCTGACGGTAATTTTTCCGCCATAATTTCCCGCAATTTTTCCAGCAATGCCCATTACAATTTTCTCGGTTGTGCCCGTTGCGCTGAAATACAGCGTATTGATTTTTTTATTCATCGATTGAGCCGCCTTGTTTGAAATGGGTGCAATGGGTCCATCTTTAATATTCGAGTGCAAAAATAAAGCATACCGATGATTTGCACCTTGCGTCCATTGCTTCGGAAGCGGCCTTGCCGCTCCTATTCAAATGCATGATCGCAGCTTGTCATATTATTCGCAACGTGTCCACATTCGGATGACCTTCACGGTCTTATCGTCGTCGAGGATTTGATAGACCAAACGGTGTTGAATATTGATGCGGCGCGAACATGCGCCGGAAAGATCGCCGATGAGTTTCTCATACGCTGGCGGTGTCTGGTAGGGATCTTCTCTAAGGACGCTGAGGATCCGTTCCGCCTGAGACTTCAATGCGGATCGCGCCAGCCTCTTTGCATCCTGCTTCGCATACTTGGTAAAAACAAGCCGCCGGCTCACCAGTCGAGTTCCTCAAGGCATTCTTCAGCGGGGGTGCTCAACCCCTTGCGAATGGACTCCCGCATACCGTGGATGGAGGTAAGATACAGGGTCTCTTGAATCGCATGCCAATCCTCCTCCCCGATGAGGATGGCGGTATTCCTCTTCCCCACGATCTGCACCGCCTCATGCGATTCGGCCACATCGTCGACAAGGGTATACAGCCGCTTTCTTGCTTCCGACGCTGTCAAAGTAGTCATTCCTAGACCTCCTGGTCCGTACGTAATATGGTACGAAACCGGCCCCCCAAAGTCAAGCCTGGATGGTTGGTGTAAATCCTGATTGAACATCGGGCTCGGCCAGTTGCGGGCTGTCTTTCTTTCACACCCCGTCATCGGCCAGCGCATGCAGCGCGGCGAACGGCTCCCCTCGATCGGCCATGAGGAACAGGGCCCGCAGCGGATCGGCGGCAGCCTCCCGAACAAAGTCCAACGTGCGGGTTTGACGGGTATCGCTTTGAATATGTTTCACAATGCGGTATTTCACCTCCGGGACAGACAGATCTACGATCAGCGTCGAGCCGCCACGGAACCGGTATTCCGGCGTGCCGTTTTTTCGATTTTCCTTTATCGTCTTCGACTGCGTCAAGGCCACGATGACCTGGGGAACGGGCTTTCCCATAGAGTCGATGCGCAGAGCGCGCCGGAGTTCATGCACTTCGAATCTTTTCAGGGCCGGATCGAGCCCCAGCTCCAGGGCGAAATCCGGCGCCGCCTCGAAGATCCCCTGGAGTTGCCTGTGCAACACGACGCGCTGCCTGCGCGTCTGGTCGAACAGCGCGCGGCGGTCTCCGATATACAAGCATTTGTCGGCGAACTGTTTCAGGTCCTTGATGATCTCCTTGTACTTCTTCAACAGGGTCTTGGACTGCTCCGTAAGATTCGACCAGTCGAATCCCTGCCAACGCAGCGTATCCACCGACAGCGTGCGCAGGGTGTCCTCGGAAGGCGCGTTGAGGTTGACCGGATAGATGCCGTGACGGCGGAAGGCCTCGACAAACGCGACGCGATAGTTGTACCGGTCGTCGGCGACCAAATCGAAATCAGCCGTGATGAGGGCGCGGAGGTACTCGAAAAAGGTCACGTCCACGGGCGGCAGGTAGTCGAGGGCGCGGATGCACATTTTCAGGACATGCCCGGCCGATTTCACGGCCTCTTCCGCCAGCCGCCCCGCCAGATCCGGATGGATGGCGCCTTGGGGCAAGACGCCGGTGCCGCCTGTGTAGATGCGCAGCAGGTCCGCGATGCGCGCCTTGTAGATGGCGAGGAAGGCGTCGAAAACCGCGGCGACCAGAATGGCCCCGCGCGCATGAGGCGTCAGCCGCTTCTCGAGTTCCTCCGGATCGGGCTTGGAGCGCTTCCAGACGCCCCCCTCCATGGTGCCGATGGCATTGCGCAGGGCGCCGCGGCCGCCCATGGCCCGGCCGAACTGGATGGCGAGACTGCCGAGCATGGATTCGGCCTCCAGGTCGCCGCGCGTCCGCCGGATCTCGGCGTTGAGGATCTCCGGGATGGTAAAGTGCTGCATGAGGGCGACCATGTCGGCAAACGCCTCGTGCAAAGCGAGCACGTCCGGGTTGGTCGGTTCGCTGAAGCGCCGGTGCATCCCGTCGAGCACCGCGTGTGTGGTCTCATGGGCGATGATATCGTGCGATAAACAGGCGTAAACGCGGCTTCCCGGCACATGCTCGCCGGAACCGCCGGCCGCAGCCTCGAAATAGCCGAACAAGAGCGCCACCTCCTGGGGGCTGTAATAGGCATTTGCCTGGTGCAGCGCATGGGGCCGAACGGCCAATTGCCCGACGAAATCGGCGTCATCGTCGGGGTCTTCGGGGTTGGGCCGAGGCCGCCACAGGACCGGTCTGCCCAGCGCCTGTTCGAAGTGCTCGACGGTTTTCATGGCGACCGCATAGACCATCTGCTGGTGGAACTGGGGATTGCCTTCCGATGGCGCCCAGCCGTCCTGGGCAAGCATCCGGGGATCATCGAGATCGACGGGTTCATAGATCCTGCCGACGTCATCCCTGTCGTGCACGGCGAGGTATTCCCCGCAGGGTCCCTTCTTCAAGGACTCCCAGCGTACCTTGAGCGCCACCTCGTTGATGCCGGCCGTCTCCAATCGCGTCGAAAGGCTTGGATCCACGCCGTAGACACGTATCTTGCGGTAGGGCGGATCGCCGATGGCCGGCTGCGGATGGGGTCCGAAGGCGCCGCCCACCGGAGTCACAGGCATTGCCGTTTCGGTGGGAGGCAACGGCTTTCCTGCAACGACCGGGTACCGCGCGATCAGGTGTCTCCGTAGCGCCTGCGACGTGTCCGGATCCTCGATGACGGCCTCCATGAACTGGACCATGGCCTTGTCGTCTATCCGCCCGGCCGCATCGGGATCGGGAACGATCGTCTGCAATTCCGGGTTGAGCATCCAGCGCTGCGCAATCTCGAGGTTGAACATCCGCTCCCGCGGCGGCGCCGCGATCACCCCGAGGCCGGTGATAACGCGCAGGAAGGCAAAAGAATCGCTGTCAGACTTGGACTGCTCGAGCCCCAGAACGGGTTTCACACCGAGCGCGTCAAAGGCCCGCAGAATGCCTTGCCCCATCCGGTCCTTGTCGATGCCTGCCACTTTGGCGCTCTTGAACAGGGCGTGACGCACCGCCTCGACTCTTCTCCAATCGCGGGGAAGATCCTGTTTGTGCTTTTCGAACCAGAGGGCCGCCGCGGCGGCCACCTGGGGCGTAGCCGCCGAAGTGCCCTCGCCGTCCAGACGCACGGTGGACTTGCAGCCATAACAGGCCCAGGGAATGTTCGGCGTGTGGGCCGACAGGGCCGCCGCCATCCTGCTCCTCGGGCCGTAGTTGCCCTCCAGCACCATCCCCTCCAGACCGGAATAGGGCCTGGAGTCGGCCATCGCACCGCAGACAGCCAGGACGCGGCTGTAGTGCGCCGGGTAAACGATGTGCCGCGTCGGCAGTCCATTCACATTGTTGCCCGCGGCCGCCACGAGGCACAGCCCGCTCAGATAGGCCTTGTCCACCGCCTCGCGCCAGGCGCGCGAAGGCAGCCCGCCCATGCTCATGGTCACCACATCGCAACGCTGCGAAACGGCGTAATCCAGCGCCTGGGCAAACGCGCTGGTGTAGAGGAGCACCACGCTGTCGGCGATCCGCAAGGGCAGAATCTCCGCCTCCGGCGCGCCTCCGAGAGCGATATCCCCGTAGTCCGGGGCCCTGCCGCCCGCCAGGATGCTGATGGTGCCGGTGCCATGCCCGGAATTGTCCAAGAGAAGACGGCGGTTGTCAGGATCCTCGGCGCTGTGTGGATCGGCGTCTCCGCTGACGAAGTTTCTCTCGAGATCCGTCAGGACATGGCTGGGGGTGGTGCAGTGGGCGCGGTAATAGCCCGTATCCAGGTGCGCGATGCGCGTCCGCGGATCGGAAAACGCCACCGCCTCCCGTGCCTTGCCCAATTGGGTGTACGAATCACCGAGATGCCAGGCAAAAACCCCGGGTACATGCGCCTTGCCATGGCCGCCGTCCTGGGGCGTGCTTTCGCATTTTTCGCCCACCGCAAACACCTGCCCCGCCCTCCGCTCGTTCGTATCCCGGTAGATGTTGTGGATCATATCCGGCTCGATGAAGACGACATCCGACTCGGAAATACCGAGTTCGCCGGCGACCCTCTGATGGACCAGGTCCCAGGGATTAGCGGCTCCTTCGGGCAGATCTGCAAGAAACCACTGTGGCTCGGCCCCGAAGCCGAGCATCGCCGCCTTTGCCTGGGGCGTGTCGTAGAGCGGACGCAGGTTCGCCCTGGATTCGGCCGCCTTGAGAGGGGAAGAAGGCTGGAGTTTCAAAAGCAAACGGTTGACCCGCGGTGCACACGCTTGTTTGTCGCTCATGGTAATTCCCCTCCTTGCTTCCATAGGGTCCTGACGGAACGCGTCTCAGCCAGTGGTTCCCATCCCTGTCCGGCAACGGATCGAAGAGGTCGTCTCAGAGGCACGACAACCACCACCGTAAAAACGGTTTGCACTCACTGAAGATCCCCCTCGCGACAAGAAGACGCCAGGCTGCAAAACGCTTCTAATGCCGTCCTTTCCAGACATCCAGGATCTGCCTGAGGCGAGCGGGGCGATCGGTCATGATCCCGTCTACGCCCCTGTCCAGCACCTCGAAGATCTCCTCCTCCCGGGGGTCCTCGTCGATAGCGGGCAGAAGAATGGTGAATTCCTCCGTGCTCTCTGGCGCCTCGAGCGCATCGCTCCTGTGGGTGAAGAAAAGAGGGGTCTTGAGACCGAACCCGGGTTCAAGCACCCTCGGCACCCAGAAAGCAGCCACAGCAACATGTTGAACAGCCTATCGACGAGCAAGGACACGGGCGGTGAACATCGTGTACGTAAACTGAGCGCAGTACTCCGGGATGTCTCCGATGAAGTGGGGAGAGTCGGGGGAACACAATCGGCGGTATTCCTCGATGTCGGCCGTTGAGGCTTGGCCGATCGCATCACCCCAAAGCATGTCGAAGAGCGAGGCCATCCCATCTCGGATCTCCGGCCCGACGGGCGCCTGTACCAGCCCGACAAATGCCCTGCAGCGGGCCTCAGTCAGCCCCGCTCGATGGAACCCATGGAGCGCGCGCAGAAAATGCGCCCGTGGAGGATAACCCTCGAGAAACGGACCATACGATGTGCAAGCCGCGTTGAGGCGTGCCTCCAGCAGTTCGTGCCCGGGAAGCACCGTTTGGGAAGTCCATCCCAAGAGGGCGATCACGCCTCCAGGGCGGACGACGCGGCAGATTTCTTCCAGGATGGGAAAGATCTCCCCGGCGGGATAACCCAGGCAGTCGACGCTCCAAGCCCAGTCGAAAACGCCCCGGGCAAAGGGCAGCGCCCACATGTCGCTGTTTGCGAACTCGATGCGCTGAGCGTGGGCCGACTTGCCGGCCCTTCGGCGGGCGCAGTGGACGGCCGGCCAGGAAAGATCCAATCCTGCGACACGACCATCCGGGCCTGTCGCCTCGGCCACAAGGAGCGTCAGATCTCCGATCCCGCAGCCGATATCAAGCCCCCGGGAGCCAGGCGGCAACTGGAGGGCACCGATCGCAGCGCGCATGACCGCCTCACGCAACGGACTCATCCGCTCCAGACTCGATATCACCTGCTCATCGGAACCGCCCATCGGCTCTTCCTGCATTCGAAACCTGAGAGGACAAGAGGCCATCCGCGGGCCGCCCGACAAAGCCGGCAGCGGCAGGCGGTAGCCCGTCCGGTGCGGCGCCTGCAACGACGCCCATAAACAAACGAGGGCCAGTTGGCTCAAGGCGCCATAGTCTCTGCGGTCACCTCCCAACCCGCCTCGATCCCACCAGGCAGCATCTGGCCGCGGTCCTCGCCAACCTCCGCCTCGATAAGCCTGTTGAGTTTATCGTTCATGGCAACGACGAGTTCGCGGTGCTCCTTGCCGTCCGCTGCGAGATTTTTCATTTCCAGGGGATCTGCTTCGACATCATACAGCTCGACATCATTGAACCTGTATAACTGTTCCAAATTCGCCGGCCGGTTGTGCTGCTTCGGCGAAAAGTAGCGAGCGAACACATACTGGCCGTCATAGACCATCCTCACCGCACCCCGTTTCATCATATCCGGGACAATGCCGGCTTCCTTGAGATGTTTCGGATCCCCTCCCCGCTTGATGTGTGCCACGGCTTCGTAGAGAAAATCCCCATCGAGGTACGCGAACATGTTGTAGTTGAATAATGCACCTTCCCGGACGGCATTGACGTCTGCGCGTTCCGGGGCAGCCAGCAACCCTGAGAAATCCTTGCCTGGAAGCCCCTTGACAATATCGGCACGCTTGTCCGGGGCCACTCCGGTCCATGCAACCAGCGTTGGAGCGAGATCGACGTGCGACGTAACGGCGCGGCACTGTTTGCCACCCGAATAGGCGGGATGAGCAACGACAAGCGGCACCTGATTCTGTTCGCGATAGGATACCGCCCCTTTGGCGTGCAACAGGTGTGCGCCGTCCATGTCACCATGGTCTGAGGTGAAGATGACAATGGTGCGCTCGGTAAGCCCCGCGGCATCGAGTTCGCTCAGTACCGTGTCCATGTTGCGATCGACGTCGCGCAGACAATTCAAGTAGTAGTTGTGCCGGCGGCGCCAGCGAGGCTCTTCGTTCGGGATTTCGCCCACGAGCGCATCATGCGATCGCAGGAAGTCGCGGTGGGCCGGCGGACGCCCCGGTGCATCAAATGGATTGGCATGATTTGGCGGAAGGCTGAAAGGCCATTGTTTGGCGTAAAGCGGAT encodes the following:
- a CDS encoding class I SAM-dependent methyltransferase, with the translated sequence MGGSDEQVISSLERMSPLREAVMRAAIGALQLPPGSRGLDIGCGIGDLTLLVAEATGPDGRVAGLDLSWPAVHCARRRAGKSAHAQRIEFANSDMWALPFARGVFDWAWSVDCLGYPAGEIFPILEEICRVVRPGGVIALLGWTSQTVLPGHELLEARLNAACTSYGPFLEGYPPRAHFLRALHGFHRAGLTEARCRAFVGLVQAPVGPEIRDGMASLFDMLWGDAIGQASTADIEEYRRLCSPDSPHFIGDIPEYCAQFTYTMFTARVLARR
- a CDS encoding Txe/YoeB family addiction module toxin, yielding MSRRLVFTKYAKQDAKRLARSALKSQAERILSVLREDPYQTPPAYEKLIGDLSGACSRRINIQHRLVYQILDDDKTVKVIRMWTRCE
- a CDS encoding S8 family serine peptidase encodes the protein MSDKQACAPRVNRLLLKLQPSSPLKAAESRANLRPLYDTPQAKAAMLGFGAEPQWFLADLPEGAANPWDLVHQRVAGELGISESDVVFIEPDMIHNIYRDTNERRAGQVFAVGEKCESTPQDGGHGKAHVPGVFAWHLGDSYTQLGKAREAVAFSDPRTRIAHLDTGYYRAHCTTPSHVLTDLERNFVSGDADPHSAEDPDNRRLLLDNSGHGTGTISILAGGRAPDYGDIALGGAPEAEILPLRIADSVVLLYTSAFAQALDYAVSQRCDVVTMSMGGLPSRAWREAVDKAYLSGLCLVAAAGNNVNGLPTRHIVYPAHYSRVLAVCGAMADSRPYSGLEGMVLEGNYGPRSRMAAALSAHTPNIPWACYGCKSTVRLDGEGTSAATPQVAAAAALWFEKHKQDLPRDWRRVEAVRHALFKSAKVAGIDKDRMGQGILRAFDALGVKPVLGLEQSKSDSDSFAFLRVITGLGVIAAPPRERMFNLEIAQRWMLNPELQTIVPDPDAAGRIDDKAMVQFMEAVIEDPDTSQALRRHLIARYPVVAGKPLPPTETAMPVTPVGGAFGPHPQPAIGDPPYRKIRVYGVDPSLSTRLETAGINEVALKVRWESLKKGPCGEYLAVHDRDDVGRIYEPVDLDDPRMLAQDGWAPSEGNPQFHQQMVYAVAMKTVEHFEQALGRPVLWRPRPNPEDPDDDADFVGQLAVRPHALHQANAYYSPQEVALLFGYFEAAAGGSGEHVPGSRVYACLSHDIIAHETTHAVLDGMHRRFSEPTNPDVLALHEAFADMVALMQHFTIPEILNAEIRRTRGDLEAESMLGSLAIQFGRAMGGRGALRNAIGTMEGGVWKRSKPDPEELEKRLTPHARGAILVAAVFDAFLAIYKARIADLLRIYTGGTGVLPQGAIHPDLAGRLAEEAVKSAGHVLKMCIRALDYLPPVDVTFFEYLRALITADFDLVADDRYNYRVAFVEAFRRHGIYPVNLNAPSEDTLRTLSVDTLRWQGFDWSNLTEQSKTLLKKYKEIIKDLKQFADKCLYIGDRRALFDQTRRQRVVLHRQLQGIFEAAPDFALELGLDPALKRFEVHELRRALRIDSMGKPVPQVIVALTQSKTIKENRKNGTPEYRFRGGSTLIVDLSVPEVKYRIVKHIQSDTRQTRTLDFVREAAADPLRALFLMADRGEPFAALHALADDGV
- a CDS encoding sulfatase-like hydrolase/transferase, with the protein product MRDHDDSSCSISRREFLRLAGVGVAALGVGGIDGMSSLASAAPGAGPSPQSGARNTGSYNILFILTDQERFFRPGELPAGYRLPAHERLTEMGTTFLNHRINSCVCTPSRSVLYTGQHIQHTRMFDNSNFPWVNSMSTEIRTVGDMLRQAGYYTAYKGKWHLNKDFETVNKLGTPTKIFTQEMEDYGFSDYFGIGDIIAHHQGGYLHDGVIAAMSVSWLRGKGRELAAEGKPWFLAVNLVNPHDVMFYDTDPPGMPHQAPTALTHVVREPDDPLYAKQWPFSLPPNHANPFDAPGRPPAHRDFLRSHDALVGEIPNEEPRWRRRHNYYLNCLRDVDRNMDTVLSELDAAGLTERTIVIFTSDHGDMDGAHLLHAKGAVSYREQNQVPLVVAHPAYSGGKQCRAVTSHVDLAPTLVAWTGVAPDKRADIVKGLPGKDFSGLLAAPERADVNAVREGALFNYNMFAYLDGDFLYEAVAHIKRGGDPKHLKEAGIVPDMMKRGAVRMVYDGQYVFARYFSPKQHNRPANLEQLYRFNDVELYDVEADPLEMKNLAADGKEHRELVVAMNDKLNRLIEAEVGEDRGQMLPGGIEAGWEVTAETMAP
- a CDS encoding type II toxin-antitoxin system Phd/YefM family antitoxin, coding for MTTLTASEARKRLYTLVDDVAESHEAVQIVGKRNTAILIGEEDWHAIQETLYLTSIHGMRESIRKGLSTPAEECLEELDW
- a CDS encoding EFR1 family ferrodoxin (N-terminal region resembles flavodoxins. C-terminal ferrodoxin region binds two 4Fe-4S clusters.), whose protein sequence is MNKKINTLYFSATGTTEKIVMGIAGKIAGNYGGKITVSHIDFTLPDARKELFSFDKDDLVIAGIPVYAGRVPNVLLKFLNTISGNGATAVAVVLYGNRDYDDALIEFRDILESDGFKVIAGGAFIGEHSFSTTLGADRPDEQDMAVAADFAAKIYDKIETPGEKAAVVVRGNRPYREYYRPKDQNGHFVNILKVTPKTNSDCIDCKLCAEVCPMGSIDSDDVSKIKGICIKCGACIKKCPVAAKYFDDENYLWHKHELEVQFGGARREPEWFI